Proteins from a genomic interval of Haemorhous mexicanus isolate bHaeMex1 chromosome Z, bHaeMex1.pri, whole genome shotgun sequence:
- the NUDT12 gene encoding NAD-capped RNA hydrolase NUDT12 isoform X1, translated as MTVFEKNLHQDMVSQLHNFAAAGDTARLKVLLKHSPSLVNAATGNGWTALMYGARNGHLEVVQILLQEGCDTSIINKSRQTALDIAKFWGYKHIANLLANVKGDQKPSFLSNDVKEYENYFGMTLLDRRSDKRTDSKWLSKKQSHPATVYILFSNLSPLVTLGGGRESSQQPEVKLCRLCHKDVEQYMNQSEECTLIFLGVDLQSDMNLMAACNGRVQQEGEDGLVAWFALSIDSASAEKFKQKHEDCYFLHPPMPALLQLPEKESGVIAQARSVLAWHHRYRFCPTCGGATKIEEGGYKKTCLNEDCPSLQGVHNTSYPRVDPVVIMQVIHPDGNHCLLGRQKRFPPGMFTCLAGFVEPGETIENAVRREVEEEAGVKVAHVQYVSCQPWPMPSSLMIGCLAVAVSTEIKVDKNEIEDARWFTREQVVEVLIKGNQCSFFVPPSQAIAHQLMKHWIGMNANL; from the exons ATGACTGTCTTTGAAAAGAACCTGCATCAGGATATGGTTTCTCAGCTGCAtaactttgctgctgctggagacacagccaggctgaAGGTGCTGCTCAAGCACTCCCCATCACTGGTCAATGCAGccacagggaatggctggacaGCCCTCATGTACGGCGCTAGAAATGGACACCTCGAGGTTGTGCAGATTCTTCTTCAAGAGGG gTGTGACACATCCATCATTAATAAATCAAGGCAGACAGCTCTGGACATTGCTAAATTTTGGGGGTACAAACACATAGCTAATTTGTTGGCTAATGTGAAAGGTGATCAGAAACCTAGTTTTTTGTCAAATGATGTGAAagaatatgaaaattatttcgGCATGACACTTCTGGACAGGAGGAGTGATAAAAGAACAGATTCTAAGTGGCTAAGTAAAAAACAAAGCCATCCAGCTACAGTGTACATCCTCTTCTCAAATCTAAGTCCCTTGGTTACTTTGGGTGGGGGAAGAGAGAGCTCACAGCAACCAGAAGTAAAGCTTTGCAGGTTGTGCCACAAGGATGTTGAACAGTACATGAACCAATCTGAAGAATGTACTTTGATTTTTCTTGGAGTGGACCTTCAGTCTGATATGAACCTGATGGCTGCTTGCAATGGAAGAGTTCAGCAAGAAGGTGAAGATGGGTTAGTTGCTTGGTTTGCTCTTAGCATAGattctgcttctgctgaaaaattTAAACAGAAGCATGAGGACTGTTACTTTCTTCACCCACCGATGCCAGCACTACTGCAGTTACCTGAAAAAGAATCTG GAGTAATCGCCCAGGCGAGATCTGTTCTAGCATGGCACCACCGTTACCGGTTCTGCCCAACATGTGGGGGTGCAACCAAGATTGAAGAAGGGGGTTACAAGAAAACTTGCTTAAACGAAGATTGTCCTAGTCTCCAAGGAGTTCACAACACATCATATCCAAGAGTTG ATCCTGTTGTGATAATGCAAGTCATCCATCCAGATGGCAACCATTGCCTTTTAGGTAGGCAGAAGAGGTTTCCCCCAGGAATGTTTACCTGCCTTGCTGGATTTGTAGAACCTG GCGAAACCATAGAAAATGCTGTTCGAAGAGAAGTagaggaggaggctggagtCAAAGTTGCCCATGTTCAGTACGTCTCTTGTCAGCCATGGCCAATGCCCTCCTCCCTAATGATTGGCTGCTTAGCTGTTGCAGTGTCCACAGAAATTAAAGTTGACAAGAATGAAATAGAAGATGCCCGCTGGTTCACTAGAGAGCAG GTTGTGGAAGTTCTCATTAAAGGAAACCAGTGTTCTTTCTTTGTACCACCAAGTCAAGCTATTGCACACCAGCTGATGAAACATTGGATTGGAATGAATGCTAATCTTTAG
- the NUDT12 gene encoding NAD-capped RNA hydrolase NUDT12 isoform X2 — protein sequence MTVFEKNLHQDMVSQLHNFAAAGDTARLKVLLKHSPSLVNAATGNGWTALMYGARNGHLEVVQILLQEGCDTSIINKSRQTALDIAKFWGYKHIANLLANVKGDQKPSFLSNDVKEYENYFGMTLLDRRSDKRTDSKWLSKKQSHPATVYILFSNLSPLVTLGGGRESSQQPEVKLCRLCHKDVEQYMNQSEECTLIFLGVDLQSDMNLMAACNGRVQQEGVIAQARSVLAWHHRYRFCPTCGGATKIEEGGYKKTCLNEDCPSLQGVHNTSYPRVDPVVIMQVIHPDGNHCLLGRQKRFPPGMFTCLAGFVEPGETIENAVRREVEEEAGVKVAHVQYVSCQPWPMPSSLMIGCLAVAVSTEIKVDKNEIEDARWFTREQVVEVLIKGNQCSFFVPPSQAIAHQLMKHWIGMNANL from the exons ATGACTGTCTTTGAAAAGAACCTGCATCAGGATATGGTTTCTCAGCTGCAtaactttgctgctgctggagacacagccaggctgaAGGTGCTGCTCAAGCACTCCCCATCACTGGTCAATGCAGccacagggaatggctggacaGCCCTCATGTACGGCGCTAGAAATGGACACCTCGAGGTTGTGCAGATTCTTCTTCAAGAGGG gTGTGACACATCCATCATTAATAAATCAAGGCAGACAGCTCTGGACATTGCTAAATTTTGGGGGTACAAACACATAGCTAATTTGTTGGCTAATGTGAAAGGTGATCAGAAACCTAGTTTTTTGTCAAATGATGTGAAagaatatgaaaattatttcgGCATGACACTTCTGGACAGGAGGAGTGATAAAAGAACAGATTCTAAGTGGCTAAGTAAAAAACAAAGCCATCCAGCTACAGTGTACATCCTCTTCTCAAATCTAAGTCCCTTGGTTACTTTGGGTGGGGGAAGAGAGAGCTCACAGCAACCAGAAGTAAAGCTTTGCAGGTTGTGCCACAAGGATGTTGAACAGTACATGAACCAATCTGAAGAATGTACTTTGATTTTTCTTGGAGTGGACCTTCAGTCTGATATGAACCTGATGGCTGCTTGCAATGGAAGAGTTCAGCAAGAAG GAGTAATCGCCCAGGCGAGATCTGTTCTAGCATGGCACCACCGTTACCGGTTCTGCCCAACATGTGGGGGTGCAACCAAGATTGAAGAAGGGGGTTACAAGAAAACTTGCTTAAACGAAGATTGTCCTAGTCTCCAAGGAGTTCACAACACATCATATCCAAGAGTTG ATCCTGTTGTGATAATGCAAGTCATCCATCCAGATGGCAACCATTGCCTTTTAGGTAGGCAGAAGAGGTTTCCCCCAGGAATGTTTACCTGCCTTGCTGGATTTGTAGAACCTG GCGAAACCATAGAAAATGCTGTTCGAAGAGAAGTagaggaggaggctggagtCAAAGTTGCCCATGTTCAGTACGTCTCTTGTCAGCCATGGCCAATGCCCTCCTCCCTAATGATTGGCTGCTTAGCTGTTGCAGTGTCCACAGAAATTAAAGTTGACAAGAATGAAATAGAAGATGCCCGCTGGTTCACTAGAGAGCAG GTTGTGGAAGTTCTCATTAAAGGAAACCAGTGTTCTTTCTTTGTACCACCAAGTCAAGCTATTGCACACCAGCTGATGAAACATTGGATTGGAATGAATGCTAATCTTTAG
- the NUDT12 gene encoding NAD-capped RNA hydrolase NUDT12 isoform X3, whose amino-acid sequence MLDTPVRCDTSIINKSRQTALDIAKFWGYKHIANLLANVKGDQKPSFLSNDVKEYENYFGMTLLDRRSDKRTDSKWLSKKQSHPATVYILFSNLSPLVTLGGGRESSQQPEVKLCRLCHKDVEQYMNQSEECTLIFLGVDLQSDMNLMAACNGRVQQEGEDGLVAWFALSIDSASAEKFKQKHEDCYFLHPPMPALLQLPEKESGVIAQARSVLAWHHRYRFCPTCGGATKIEEGGYKKTCLNEDCPSLQGVHNTSYPRVDPVVIMQVIHPDGNHCLLGRQKRFPPGMFTCLAGFVEPGETIENAVRREVEEEAGVKVAHVQYVSCQPWPMPSSLMIGCLAVAVSTEIKVDKNEIEDARWFTREQVVEVLIKGNQCSFFVPPSQAIAHQLMKHWIGMNANL is encoded by the exons ATGTTGGACACCCCAGTGAG gTGTGACACATCCATCATTAATAAATCAAGGCAGACAGCTCTGGACATTGCTAAATTTTGGGGGTACAAACACATAGCTAATTTGTTGGCTAATGTGAAAGGTGATCAGAAACCTAGTTTTTTGTCAAATGATGTGAAagaatatgaaaattatttcgGCATGACACTTCTGGACAGGAGGAGTGATAAAAGAACAGATTCTAAGTGGCTAAGTAAAAAACAAAGCCATCCAGCTACAGTGTACATCCTCTTCTCAAATCTAAGTCCCTTGGTTACTTTGGGTGGGGGAAGAGAGAGCTCACAGCAACCAGAAGTAAAGCTTTGCAGGTTGTGCCACAAGGATGTTGAACAGTACATGAACCAATCTGAAGAATGTACTTTGATTTTTCTTGGAGTGGACCTTCAGTCTGATATGAACCTGATGGCTGCTTGCAATGGAAGAGTTCAGCAAGAAGGTGAAGATGGGTTAGTTGCTTGGTTTGCTCTTAGCATAGattctgcttctgctgaaaaattTAAACAGAAGCATGAGGACTGTTACTTTCTTCACCCACCGATGCCAGCACTACTGCAGTTACCTGAAAAAGAATCTG GAGTAATCGCCCAGGCGAGATCTGTTCTAGCATGGCACCACCGTTACCGGTTCTGCCCAACATGTGGGGGTGCAACCAAGATTGAAGAAGGGGGTTACAAGAAAACTTGCTTAAACGAAGATTGTCCTAGTCTCCAAGGAGTTCACAACACATCATATCCAAGAGTTG ATCCTGTTGTGATAATGCAAGTCATCCATCCAGATGGCAACCATTGCCTTTTAGGTAGGCAGAAGAGGTTTCCCCCAGGAATGTTTACCTGCCTTGCTGGATTTGTAGAACCTG GCGAAACCATAGAAAATGCTGTTCGAAGAGAAGTagaggaggaggctggagtCAAAGTTGCCCATGTTCAGTACGTCTCTTGTCAGCCATGGCCAATGCCCTCCTCCCTAATGATTGGCTGCTTAGCTGTTGCAGTGTCCACAGAAATTAAAGTTGACAAGAATGAAATAGAAGATGCCCGCTGGTTCACTAGAGAGCAG GTTGTGGAAGTTCTCATTAAAGGAAACCAGTGTTCTTTCTTTGTACCACCAAGTCAAGCTATTGCACACCAGCTGATGAAACATTGGATTGGAATGAATGCTAATCTTTAG